A region from the Lolium perenne isolate Kyuss_39 chromosome 4, Kyuss_2.0, whole genome shotgun sequence genome encodes:
- the LOC127349435 gene encoding ycf20-like protein encodes MLGQRACQLCVRAGEPSIGRRRAARDSRGRGRFSPCAVASGAAACRRSAQGSFSLLMLRASPSFCTSSRGVRWAIRTMSDDNTDNSGNSTRLFSAILSFLKKLTDKLKKLRRGFPVKILFFLIGFYCATAFATVIGQTGDWDILSAGLAVAIVEVIGALMYRASFAFLGGMKNMIAIFNYWKAGLTLGLFLDSFKYEVNEFLESCNPFHFEVDNIFTGIW; translated from the exons CGCCGCCGGGCAGCTCGGGACTCTCGAGGTCGAGGGAGATTTTCTCCTTGTGCTGTTGCGAGCGGGGCAGCCGCGTGCCGCCGGAGCGCGCAGGGGAGCTTCTCCTTGCTGATGCTGCGTGCGTCCCCGTCCTTCTGCACAAGCTCCAG GGGGGTGCGATGGGCTATCAGGACTATGTCGGATGACAACACTGATAATTCAGGCAATAGCACTCGCCTGTTTAGTGCTATTCTGTCTTTCTTGAAGAAGTTGACTGACAAGCTGAAGAAACTGAGAAGAGGGTTTCCTGTGAAGATCTTGTTCTTCCTAATAGGATTTTACTGTGCCACGGCATTTGCTACTGTCATTGGCCAAACGGGCGACTGGGACATATTATCTGCTGGCCTTGCCGTAGCCATCGTCGAGGTTATTGGTGCTCTAATGTACAGGGCTTCGTTTGCGTTTCTCGGCGGGATGAAGAACATGATTGCGATATTCAATTACTGGAAAGCCGGGCTCACACTCGGACTGTTCTTGGATTCGTTcaaatatgaagtgaatgaattcCTTGAATCATGTAATCCGTTCCACTTTGAGGTTGATAATATATTTACTGGGATTTGGTAA